Genomic segment of Streptomyces longhuiensis:
AGGAACACTGGAGCGCCACCTGTCGCACCAGTAGGCACGTTCTTCGTTCGTCAAAACTCCGCGGCCCAATTGCCTGCGGAAGACTATGGCGCCCCGCTCGAGGCGTGTCAATACATGCTCGTAAGCATGCCGCTCCAAGCAGAATCAATCACCGAGACTGCAGGCAGTCCAACGCCCGGGACGTTGGCCCCGCAGTCGATCAGCCGGAAGTTGTAGTTGATCGACACAGGCGGCTCAGGGAGCGGAGAAGTCCCTCTCCTTCCCGCTCTCGTGCGCGAGCCCGGGGAGGCCGACGACTCACCCGCGCATCCACCCTGAAGAGGGGCGGTATCTGAACCCCGAACCCACCGCCCCGGCCCGAAAAGTGCGCCTCACGGCAAGCTCAGCGTGCCCCAGCGGGGTTGGCGTCCTCGCCCAGGTAGGTTCCGTATCCCTCGGTGACGAGCGGGCCCTCGAAGATCAGCACTTCGTTGACCAGTCCGCCCTTCTGGTTACGGTAGTTGATGACCAGGCAGTCCACCCCGACGTAGGATCCGACGACCTCGAACCGCAGATCCGGGATGCGCCGCAGGCCCTCCGCCCAGTAGGCGCGCAGCTCGTCCTTGCCGCGTATGACCCCGTCATTGCCGATCAGTTGAGCGGCCACCGGCGACCGGAACGTCACGTCGTCAGCGAAGTGCGACAGCAAAGCGTCCAAGTCGTGCGCGTTCCACGCCGTCACCCAGGAATCGACGAACACCCGCGCTGATCCATGATTCATGGGCGCATTATGCCTTCCCGTCAGAACCGGTCCCGGAGAAGGCCGCCCGACCATCACCTGACCCCAGTCCCCCGCAGCACGAGCAGCGCCACGTCCACCGCCGCCACGACCACGGCTGCGCCGAACGCCGTCCGCTCCCGGCGGCGCCCCATGGCCGTCCCCGTCGCCGCGACGAGGACGGCCACCGCGAGGGCCATCGCTCCCCATCTGTCGGGTGGGCCGGCGGGGCCCAGTGCCAGAACCGCCGTCGCGGCCACCAGCGGGACCGGGAGCAGCAGGCGCGCACCGTCAGGGCCGAATCGGTGCGGCCATCCCCGTACGCCCAGCGCCAGGTCCGAGCGGATGTCCGGCAGCACATCGCCCAGATGGGCTCCGACTCCCAGGAGCGCGCCGGCGGTGACGACCCACCAGGGCGGCCACGGTTGCCCCGGCAGTCCCAGCGCCACGAACGACGGGAGCGTGGCGAAACCCACCGCGTACGGCACCCAGGACCATGCTGTCGCCTTGAGTCGTAGGTCGTACGCCCACGCCGCCGCCACGCCCACGAGGTGAACCGTGCCCGCCCGCACACCACAGGCCAGCGACAGCGGTACGCACAGCGCCAGCGCGATGTATGCGGCCACCCACACGTGCCTCACCTCGACGGAACCGTCGACGACAGGTTTGCCATGTCGGCCGGCGGCGATGTCCCGGCGTGCGTCGAAGGCGTCGTTGCACCATCCGATGGACAGCTGACCTGCCAGAACGGCGACCGTCGTGAGAACGAGACGCGCGGTGCCCTGGCCGGAGGTCACGGCCATCACGGCCGTCAGAGCGGTGACCACCGCCACGGGTGCGGGGTGGCACGAACCGGCCAGCCCGACCGCCCGGCCCGCCCAACTCGCGGTCGCGCCGTCGGCCGCCGCATGCTCGGGAGTGCCCACCGGCCGATCGTAGACGCCCGGGCCCCGCCCGGCCCGATCACGTGCCCGGGGTCGAACGGCCGGACGGGCGATCCCTGGTGGCGAGCCCTCGGCATGGGGAACAGGTGGAGAGCAAGCCAGCCCAGTCGGTCTTCGGACGGAAACTCATGACGCGGATCGCTGCCGTTCACGGCGCCCTCGCACCGCACCGTCGCGCCCAGTCCGAGATCACGGACATGGTGGCCCGCGCGTGCCTGCCGGAGGGCACCGACCGCGGGGTCCTGGACCGGCTGCACCGCAGCGCCAGGGTCGACTCACGTCACATGACGCTGCCCCTCGACCAGTACGAGGAACTGGACGGGTTCGGCGCCGCCAACGACGTCTTCATCGCTTCCGCCACCGACCTGGGCGGCCGTGCCGTCCGCGACGCCCTGCGCATGGCCGGGCTGTCGGCTGCGGACGTGGACCTGCTGATCTTCACCTCTGTCAGCGGCATCTCCACCCCGTCGATCGATGCCCGGCTCGCGGTGCGCCTCGGACTGCGGCGGGACGTCAGAAGACTGCCCATGTTCGGACTGGGCTGTGCCGGCGGCGCCGCCGGTCTGGCACGCATGCACGACTACCTCGTCGGCCGGCCCGACCACGTGGCGGTGCTCCTGTCGGTCGAACTGTGCTCGCTCACGTTCCAGCGCAATGACGCCACCATGGCCAACCTGGTCGCCACCGGGCTGTTCGGCGACGGGGCCGCCGCAGTCGTCGGGTTCGGGGCACACCGCCCGGCCGAGACCGCCGGCCCGACGATCGTGGACACCCGCAGCCATCTCTATCCGGACACCGGGCGCCTCCTGGGCTGGGATGTAGG
This window contains:
- a CDS encoding UbiA family prenyltransferase, coding for MGTPEHAAADGATASWAGRAVGLAGSCHPAPVAVVTALTAVMAVTSGQGTARLVLTTVAVLAGQLSIGWCNDAFDARRDIAAGRHGKPVVDGSVEVRHVWVAAYIALALCVPLSLACGVRAGTVHLVGVAAAWAYDLRLKATAWSWVPYAVGFATLPSFVALGLPGQPWPPWWVVTAGALLGVGAHLGDVLPDIRSDLALGVRGWPHRFGPDGARLLLPVPLVAATAVLALGPAGPPDRWGAMALAVAVLVAATGTAMGRRRERTAFGAAVVVAAVDVALLVLRGTGVR
- a CDS encoding nuclear transport factor 2 family protein, yielding MNHGSARVFVDSWVTAWNAHDLDALLSHFADDVTFRSPVAAQLIGNDGVIRGKDELRAYWAEGLRRIPDLRFEVVGSYVGVDCLVINYRNQKGGLVNEVLIFEGPLVTEGYGTYLGEDANPAGAR
- a CDS encoding type III polyketide synthase; its protein translation is MTRIAAVHGALAPHRRAQSEITDMVARACLPEGTDRGVLDRLHRSARVDSRHMTLPLDQYEELDGFGAANDVFIASATDLGGRAVRDALRMAGLSAADVDLLIFTSVSGISTPSIDARLAVRLGLRRDVRRLPMFGLGCAGGAAGLARMHDYLVGRPDHVAVLLSVELCSLTFQRNDATMANLVATGLFGDGAAAVVGFGAHRPAETAGPTIVDTRSHLYPDTGRLLGWDVGDSGFRVVLDPRVPDVIRRHLADDVEGFLGDHGLKTKDVTAWVCHPGGPKVLEAVAEALDLPCDALDVTWRHLAEVGNLSSSSVLHVLRDTLADRRPPPGTPGVLLAMGPGFACELVLLRW